In the genome of Quercus robur chromosome 3, dhQueRobu3.1, whole genome shotgun sequence, one region contains:
- the LOC126717248 gene encoding acyl carrier protein 1, chloroplastic-like, giving the protein MAATAGASPLISMHSRPSHSFQHGLAKPRVSGLKPVSLSYFGRSSLSFRMRPLSVRLQVSCAAKPETVEKVCNIVKKQLALPDDSTVTGESKFAALGADSLDTVEIVMGLEEEFGISVEEESAQSIATVQDAADLIEKLIEKK; this is encoded by the exons ATGGCAGCCACAGCCGGTGCATCACCGTTGATCTCCATGCACTCTCGCCCTTCTCACTCCTTCCAACATGGCTTg GCAAAGCCAAGGGTTTCTGGTTTGAAGCCAGTTTCGCTTTCTTATTTTGGAAGAAGCAGCCTCTCTTTTAGGATGCGGCCACTTTCAGTTCGTCTTCAGGTTTCTTGTGCT GCCAAACCAGAGACCGTAGAAAAGGTGTGTAATATAGTGAAGAAGCAGCTGGCTTTACCTGATGACTCTACAGTTACTGGCGAGTCAAAATTTGCAGCACTTGGGGCTGACTCACTCGACACG GTAGAGATCGTGATGGGACTCGAGGAGGAATTTGGGATCAGTGTAGAAGAGGAGAGTGCCCAGAGCATTGCAACTGTTCAGGATGCAGCAGATCTCATTGAGAAGCTCATTGAGAAAAAGTGA